A window of the Leptolyngbya subtilissima AS-A7 genome harbors these coding sequences:
- a CDS encoding M24 family metallopeptidase, producing MNRSEEISEKLAVLRNTLQETDAAGIRLRGTDWFAWATAGGSNTVLLAAEAGVAEVLVTPTDAWVLTDEIEAQRLKDEELPEGSPYKLQVNPWAQGSERQAFVEEATQGGQVLSDKPSGAPTEAALPASLIQHRWVMLPSELDRYRQVGRLASEAMTEVLTQAQPTWTEHQLAGAGAEAMWSRGLHPALTLAAGDRRLPLYRHPLPSGEALGRQAMLVFCARGHGLIVSLTRFVFFEKLSESDRQRHRTIAEIEAVALDHSQVDTPLNAIYHALATAYEQHGFPNAIREHHQGGTAGYGAREVVATAETGDRLAAPMILAWNPSIPGAKIEDTFVLHPDNSLENLSFDPQFPHQEIAGRLRSIPLER from the coding sequence ATGAATCGATCAGAAGAAATTTCTGAAAAATTAGCCGTTCTGCGGAATACGCTTCAGGAAACCGACGCCGCCGGAATCCGTCTGCGAGGAACCGATTGGTTTGCCTGGGCAACGGCTGGGGGTTCTAACACAGTGCTGCTAGCCGCTGAAGCTGGGGTGGCTGAGGTGCTAGTAACCCCCACCGATGCCTGGGTGCTGACGGATGAAATTGAGGCTCAGCGGTTGAAGGATGAGGAACTGCCAGAGGGTTCTCCTTACAAACTTCAGGTTAATCCATGGGCACAAGGTTCTGAGCGACAAGCTTTTGTAGAAGAAGCAACCCAGGGCGGCCAGGTATTGAGCGATAAACCATCGGGAGCCCCGACTGAAGCGGCCTTGCCTGCATCTCTCATTCAGCATCGATGGGTAATGTTGCCCAGCGAACTGGATCGTTACCGCCAAGTGGGGCGGCTGGCCAGCGAAGCGATGACCGAGGTTTTGACTCAAGCCCAGCCGACCTGGACGGAGCATCAATTGGCTGGAGCCGGGGCAGAAGCCATGTGGTCTAGGGGGCTACATCCGGCGTTGACCTTGGCAGCGGGCGATCGCCGCCTTCCTCTCTACCGCCATCCCCTGCCCAGCGGTGAAGCTTTGGGACGACAGGCGATGCTGGTGTTTTGCGCGCGCGGTCACGGGCTGATTGTCAGTCTGACTCGCTTTGTTTTCTTTGAAAAATTGTCGGAATCGGACCGGCAACGCCATCGCACCATTGCTGAGATTGAAGCTGTTGCGCTCGATCACTCTCAGGTGGATACGCCGCTGAATGCCATTTATCACGCGTTGGCAACAGCCTACGAACAGCACGGGTTTCCTAACGCGATTCGAGAACATCACCAGGGGGGAACCGCTGGGTATGGGGCGCGGGAGGTGGTGGCTACGGCAGAGACGGGCGATCGCCTCGCAGCCCCCATGATCTTGGCCTGGAACCCTAGTATTCCAGGGGCAAAAATTGAGGACACTTTTGTTTTGCACCCGGATAACAGTTTGGAGAACCTGAGTTTTGACCCTCAGTTTCCTCACCAGGAGATTGCCGGACGGCTGCGATCGATTCCCCTGGAGCGTTAA
- the galT gene encoding galactose-1-phosphate uridylyltransferase, with the protein MHSQTLLKPDGRNLTLYSRSPIAAGITAPSPSSDPVQANPHLRWHPLRGEWVAYASHRQGRTFMPPPEYNPLAPTKNPQFPTELPEGNYDIAVFENRFPSLIPSAADSPREIVDTVPANGACEVVVFTQDPQAALSSLPLDHIELLFQVWGDRTQAISQHSQIQYVLPFENKGVEVGVTLHHPHGQIYAYPFVPPVPARMGDCQREHYQQHQRGLLEDLIQAEIEDNQRILYRDEWAIAFVPVCARYAYEVWIAPIQPVATFLDLTSEQRASLARALKTVTLKYDGLWQRPFPYLMAWFQAPVNGEAHPEWHLHAQFYPPYRTSDRLKYLAGTELAAGMFANDALPEEKAKELQAVNVELEQVTHV; encoded by the coding sequence ATGCACTCTCAGACGCTCTTGAAGCCAGATGGGCGCAACCTCACCCTGTACAGCCGGTCACCCATTGCGGCGGGAATAACTGCGCCTAGTCCGAGCAGTGATCCTGTCCAGGCTAATCCACACCTCCGCTGGCATCCGCTGCGGGGGGAGTGGGTGGCCTATGCGAGCCATCGCCAGGGGCGGACATTCATGCCGCCCCCAGAATACAATCCACTGGCCCCGACCAAAAACCCGCAATTTCCCACCGAGTTACCCGAGGGCAACTACGACATTGCGGTTTTTGAAAACCGCTTTCCGTCGCTGATTCCGTCAGCGGCGGATTCTCCGCGTGAAATTGTGGATACGGTGCCCGCCAACGGTGCCTGCGAGGTGGTGGTGTTTACTCAAGATCCGCAGGCGGCGCTGAGTTCGCTACCGCTGGATCATATTGAGCTGCTGTTTCAAGTGTGGGGCGATCGCACCCAGGCTATTAGCCAGCACTCCCAAATTCAATACGTCCTGCCTTTTGAGAACAAAGGGGTCGAGGTGGGGGTGACGCTACACCACCCTCACGGCCAAATTTATGCCTATCCTTTTGTGCCACCGGTTCCGGCTCGGATGGGAGACTGCCAGCGGGAGCATTATCAGCAGCACCAGCGAGGGTTGCTGGAGGATCTGATTCAGGCGGAAATTGAGGACAATCAGCGGATTTTGTATCGGGATGAGTGGGCGATCGCCTTCGTTCCCGTGTGCGCTCGCTATGCCTATGAAGTGTGGATTGCTCCGATTCAACCTGTGGCCACGTTCCTGGATCTAACCTCTGAGCAGCGGGCGAGCTTAGCCAGGGCGCTAAAGACCGTGACCCTGAAGTACGACGGATTGTGGCAGCGTCCATTTCCTTACTTGATGGCCTGGTTTCAAGCTCCTGTGAATGGGGAAGCGCATCCAGAGTGGCACCTTCATGCCCAGTTTTATCCTCCCTATCGCACCTCAGACCGGCTGAAGTATTTAGCCGGAACGGAACTGGCAGCGGGGATGTTTGCCAATGATGCGCTGCCCGAAGAAAAAGCTAAGGAATTACAGGCCGTTAACGTCGAGCTTGAACAAGTTACTCACGTTTAA